A portion of the Salvelinus fontinalis isolate EN_2023a chromosome 32, ASM2944872v1, whole genome shotgun sequence genome contains these proteins:
- the LOC129830845 gene encoding protein argonaute-2-like isoform X4: MYSSGAAGAAEMLEPPHSSGSIGPDPSDPDPPSPPVPEYVFKPPSRPDFGTMGRTIKLQANFFEMEIPKLEVYHYDIDIKPEKCPRRVNREIVEHMVQHFKTQIFGDRKPVYDGRKNLYTAMPLPIGREKVELEVTIPGEGKDRSFKVAIKWVSCVSLQALQEALSGRLPNIPFETIQALDVVMRHLPSMRYTPVGRSFFTPSEGCSNPLGGGREVWFGFHQSVRPSLWKMMLNIDVSATAFYKAQPVIEFMCEVLDFKSIEEQQKPLTDSQRVKFTKEIKGNHSLPGLKVEITHCGQMKRKYRVCNVTRRPASHQTFPLQQENGQTIECTVAQYFKDKYKLILRYPHLPCLQVGQEQKHTYLPLEVCNIVAGQRCIKKLTDNQTSTMIRATARSAPDRQEEISKLMRSANFNNDPYVREFGVMVRDEMTEVNGRVLQAPSILYGGRNKAIATPIQGVWDMRNKQFHTGIEIKVWAIACFAPQRQCTELLLKAFTDQLRKISRDAGMPIQGQPCFCKYAQGADSVEPMFKHLKYTYQGLQLVVVILPGKTPVYAEVKRVGDTVLGMATQCVQVKNVQKTTPQTLSNLCLKINVKLGGVNNILLPQGRPLVFQQPVIFLGADVTHPPAGDGKKPSIAAVVGSMDAHPSRYCATVRVQQHRQDIIQDLATMVRELLIQFYKSTRFKPTRIIYYRDGISEGQFNQVLQHELLAIREACIKLEKDYQPGITFVVVQKRHHTRLFCMDRNERVGKSGNIPAGTTVDTKITHPSEFDFYLCSHAGIQGTSRPSHYHVLWDDNHFTSDELQVLTYQLCHTYVRCTRSVSIPAPAYYAHLVAFRARYHLVDKEHDSAEGSHTSGQSNGRDQQALAKAVQIHQDTLRTMYFA, encoded by the exons ATGTATTCCAGTGGAGCAGCTGGAG CTGCTGAGATGCTTGAACCACCTCACTCCTCGGGGTCAATTGG CCCTGACCCCTCTGATCCAGATCCCCCATCTCCCCCAGTGCCAGAGTATGTGTTCAAACCCCCCTCGCGGCCAGACTTTGGCACCATGGGCAGGACAATCAAACTGCAGGCCAACTTCTTTGAGATGGAGATCCCCAAACTGGAGGTCTACCACTACGACATCGACATCAAGCCAGAGAAATGCCCCAGAAGGGTCAACCG TGAAATTGTGGAGCACATGGTACAGCACTTTAAAACGCAGATCTTTGGGGATCGAAAGCCAGTGTATGACGGGAGGAAGAATCTCTACACAGCCATGCCCTTACCCATAGGGAGGGAAAAA GTGGAGCTGGAAGTGACCATCCCAGGCGAGGGGAAGGACAGGAGCTTCAAAGTGGCCATAAAGTGGGTGTCCTGCGTCAGTTTGCAAGCTCTTCAAGAAGCCCTTTCGGGACGACTGCCAAACATCCCCTTCGAGACCATCCAGGCCCTGGATGTGGTCATGAGACATTTGCCCTCTATGAG GTACACCCCCGTCGGACGTTCTTTCTTCACCCCTTCAGAGGGATGCTCTAACCCCCTTGGCGGGGGTAGGGAGGTCTGGTTTGGGTTCCACCAATCAGTCAGGCCTTCCCTGTGGAAGATGATGCTAAACATTGACG TGTCTGCCACCGCTTTCTACAAGGCTCAGCCTGTGATTGAGTTCATGTGTGAGGTTTTGGATTTCAAAAGCATTGAAGAACAACAGAAGCCCTTAACCGACTCCCAGAGAGTAAAGTTTACCAAGGAAATCAAAGGTAATCATTCATTACCAG GTCTGAAGGTTGAGATCACTCACTGTGGTCAGATGAAAAGGAAGTACAGAGTATGTAATGTTACCAGAAGACCAGCCAGCCACCAGAC GTTTCCTCTGCAGCAGGAGAATGGCCAGACCATAGAATGCACAGTAGCACAGTACTTCAAAGACAAGTACAAACTCATACTACGCTACCCCCACCTCCCCTGTCTACAGGTTGGACAGGAGCAGAAACACACCTACCTCCCCCTTGAG GTATGCAACATAGTAGCTGGCCAGCGGTGCATCAAGAAGTTGACAGACAATCAGACGTCCACTATGATCCGTGCCACAGCCCGATCGGCACCCGACCGCCAGGAAGAGATCAGCAAACTG ATGAGAAGTGCCAACTTTAACAATGATCCTTACGTGCGTGAGTTTGGGGTGATGGTGAGGGATGAGATGACCGAGGTGAATGGCCGAGTCCTCCAGGCCCCATCTATCCTCTACGGAGGGCGG AATAAAGCAATAGCAACTCCCATCCAGGGAGTGTGGGACATGAGGAACAAGCAGTTCCACACTGGCATAGAGATCAAGGTGTGGGCCATCGCCTGCTTCGCCCCACAGAGACAGTGTACTGAACTCCTGCTCAA GGCGTTTACAGACCAGCTGCGTAAGATTTCTCGTGACGCGGGGATGCCCATCCAGGGCCAACCCTGTTTCTGTAAGTACGCCCAGGGGGCGGACAGCGTGGAGCCCATGTTCAAACATCTCAAGTACACCTATCAAGGCTTGCAACTGGTGGTGGTCATCCTGCCTGGGAAGACGCCCGTCTATG CTGAGGTGAAGCGTGTTGGTGACACGGTGCTGGGCATGGCCACCCAGTGTGTCCAGGTGAAGAATGTTCAGAAGACCACTCCCCAGACCCTCTCTAACCTCTGCCTGAAGATCAACGTCAAGCTGGGCGGGGTCAACAACATCCTCCTCCCACAGGGCAG GCCCCTGGTGTTCCAGCAGCCAGTCATCTTCCTGGGTGCTGACGTCACTCACCCTCCTGCTGGAGACGGGAAGAAACCCTCCATCGCAGCA GTGGTGGGGAGCATGGATGCCCACCCCAGCCGCTACTGTGCCACGGTGCGGGTACAGCAGCATCGCCAGGACATCATCCAGGACCTGGCCACAATGGTCAGAGAGCTGCTCATCCAGTTCTACAAGTCCACCCGCTTCAAGCCCACCCGGATCATCTACTACCGCGACGGCATATCTGAGGGCCAGTTCAACCAG GTGCTCCAACATGAGTTACTGGCGATCCGTGAGGCCTGCATCAAGCTGGAGAAAGACTACCAGCCCGGTATCACCTTCGTGGTGGTGCAGAAGAGACACCACACTCGACTGTTCTGCATGGACAGAAACGAGAGG GTTGGTAAGAGTGGCAACATCCCTGCCGGCACCACAGTGGACACCAAAATCACTCACCCATCGGAGTTTGACTTCTATCTGTGTAGCCATGCTGGCATTCAG GGGACCAGCCGACCATCCCACTACCACGTGCTGTGGGACGACAACCATTTCACCTCAGACGAGCTGCAGGTACTGACCTACCAGCTGTGCCACACCTATGTGCGCTGCACCCGCTCTGTGTCCATCCCAGCACCGGCCTACTACGCCCACCTGGTGGCATTCCGTGCCCGCTACCACCTGGTGGACAAAGAGCACGACAG TGCGGAGGGCAGTCACACGTCGGGACAGAGCAACGGGCGTGACCAGCAGGCCTTGGCCAAGGCAGTTCAGATTCACCAGGACACACTGCGCACAATGTACTTCGCCTGA
- the LOC129830845 gene encoding protein argonaute-2-like isoform X8, giving the protein MYSSGAAGAAEMLEPPHSSGSIGSDPPSPPVPEYVFKPPSRPDFGTMGRTIKLQANFFEMEIPKLEVYHYDIDIKPEKCPRRVNREIVEHMVQHFKTQIFGDRKPVYDGRKNLYTAMPLPIGREKVELEVTIPGEGKDRSFKVAIKWVSCVSLQALQEALSGRLPNIPFETIQALDVVMRHLPSMRYTPVGRSFFTPSEGCSNPLGGGREVWFGFHQSVRPSLWKMMLNIDVSATAFYKAQPVIEFMCEVLDFKSIEEQQKPLTDSQRVKFTKEIKGLKVEITHCGQMKRKYRVCNVTRRPASHQTFPLQQENGQTIECTVAQYFKDKYKLILRYPHLPCLQVGQEQKHTYLPLEVCNIVAGQRCIKKLTDNQTSTMIRATARSAPDRQEEISKLMRSANFNNDPYVREFGVMVRDEMTEVNGRVLQAPSILYGGRNKAIATPIQGVWDMRNKQFHTGIEIKVWAIACFAPQRQCTELLLKAFTDQLRKISRDAGMPIQGQPCFCKYAQGADSVEPMFKHLKYTYQGLQLVVVILPGKTPVYAEVKRVGDTVLGMATQCVQVKNVQKTTPQTLSNLCLKINVKLGGVNNILLPQGRPLVFQQPVIFLGADVTHPPAGDGKKPSIAAVVGSMDAHPSRYCATVRVQQHRQDIIQDLATMVRELLIQFYKSTRFKPTRIIYYRDGISEGQFNQVLQHELLAIREACIKLEKDYQPGITFVVVQKRHHTRLFCMDRNERVGKSGNIPAGTTVDTKITHPSEFDFYLCSHAGIQGTSRPSHYHVLWDDNHFTSDELQVLTYQLCHTYVRCTRSVSIPAPAYYAHLVAFRARYHLVDKEHDSAEGSHTSGQSNGRDQQALAKAVQIHQDTLRTMYFA; this is encoded by the exons ATGTATTCCAGTGGAGCAGCTGGAG CTGCTGAGATGCTTGAACCACCTCACTCCTCGGGGTCAATTGGCTCTG ATCCCCCATCTCCCCCAGTGCCAGAGTATGTGTTCAAACCCCCCTCGCGGCCAGACTTTGGCACCATGGGCAGGACAATCAAACTGCAGGCCAACTTCTTTGAGATGGAGATCCCCAAACTGGAGGTCTACCACTACGACATCGACATCAAGCCAGAGAAATGCCCCAGAAGGGTCAACCG TGAAATTGTGGAGCACATGGTACAGCACTTTAAAACGCAGATCTTTGGGGATCGAAAGCCAGTGTATGACGGGAGGAAGAATCTCTACACAGCCATGCCCTTACCCATAGGGAGGGAAAAA GTGGAGCTGGAAGTGACCATCCCAGGCGAGGGGAAGGACAGGAGCTTCAAAGTGGCCATAAAGTGGGTGTCCTGCGTCAGTTTGCAAGCTCTTCAAGAAGCCCTTTCGGGACGACTGCCAAACATCCCCTTCGAGACCATCCAGGCCCTGGATGTGGTCATGAGACATTTGCCCTCTATGAG GTACACCCCCGTCGGACGTTCTTTCTTCACCCCTTCAGAGGGATGCTCTAACCCCCTTGGCGGGGGTAGGGAGGTCTGGTTTGGGTTCCACCAATCAGTCAGGCCTTCCCTGTGGAAGATGATGCTAAACATTGACG TGTCTGCCACCGCTTTCTACAAGGCTCAGCCTGTGATTGAGTTCATGTGTGAGGTTTTGGATTTCAAAAGCATTGAAGAACAACAGAAGCCCTTAACCGACTCCCAGAGAGTAAAGTTTACCAAGGAAATCAAAG GTCTGAAGGTTGAGATCACTCACTGTGGTCAGATGAAAAGGAAGTACAGAGTATGTAATGTTACCAGAAGACCAGCCAGCCACCAGAC GTTTCCTCTGCAGCAGGAGAATGGCCAGACCATAGAATGCACAGTAGCACAGTACTTCAAAGACAAGTACAAACTCATACTACGCTACCCCCACCTCCCCTGTCTACAGGTTGGACAGGAGCAGAAACACACCTACCTCCCCCTTGAG GTATGCAACATAGTAGCTGGCCAGCGGTGCATCAAGAAGTTGACAGACAATCAGACGTCCACTATGATCCGTGCCACAGCCCGATCGGCACCCGACCGCCAGGAAGAGATCAGCAAACTG ATGAGAAGTGCCAACTTTAACAATGATCCTTACGTGCGTGAGTTTGGGGTGATGGTGAGGGATGAGATGACCGAGGTGAATGGCCGAGTCCTCCAGGCCCCATCTATCCTCTACGGAGGGCGG AATAAAGCAATAGCAACTCCCATCCAGGGAGTGTGGGACATGAGGAACAAGCAGTTCCACACTGGCATAGAGATCAAGGTGTGGGCCATCGCCTGCTTCGCCCCACAGAGACAGTGTACTGAACTCCTGCTCAA GGCGTTTACAGACCAGCTGCGTAAGATTTCTCGTGACGCGGGGATGCCCATCCAGGGCCAACCCTGTTTCTGTAAGTACGCCCAGGGGGCGGACAGCGTGGAGCCCATGTTCAAACATCTCAAGTACACCTATCAAGGCTTGCAACTGGTGGTGGTCATCCTGCCTGGGAAGACGCCCGTCTATG CTGAGGTGAAGCGTGTTGGTGACACGGTGCTGGGCATGGCCACCCAGTGTGTCCAGGTGAAGAATGTTCAGAAGACCACTCCCCAGACCCTCTCTAACCTCTGCCTGAAGATCAACGTCAAGCTGGGCGGGGTCAACAACATCCTCCTCCCACAGGGCAG GCCCCTGGTGTTCCAGCAGCCAGTCATCTTCCTGGGTGCTGACGTCACTCACCCTCCTGCTGGAGACGGGAAGAAACCCTCCATCGCAGCA GTGGTGGGGAGCATGGATGCCCACCCCAGCCGCTACTGTGCCACGGTGCGGGTACAGCAGCATCGCCAGGACATCATCCAGGACCTGGCCACAATGGTCAGAGAGCTGCTCATCCAGTTCTACAAGTCCACCCGCTTCAAGCCCACCCGGATCATCTACTACCGCGACGGCATATCTGAGGGCCAGTTCAACCAG GTGCTCCAACATGAGTTACTGGCGATCCGTGAGGCCTGCATCAAGCTGGAGAAAGACTACCAGCCCGGTATCACCTTCGTGGTGGTGCAGAAGAGACACCACACTCGACTGTTCTGCATGGACAGAAACGAGAGG GTTGGTAAGAGTGGCAACATCCCTGCCGGCACCACAGTGGACACCAAAATCACTCACCCATCGGAGTTTGACTTCTATCTGTGTAGCCATGCTGGCATTCAG GGGACCAGCCGACCATCCCACTACCACGTGCTGTGGGACGACAACCATTTCACCTCAGACGAGCTGCAGGTACTGACCTACCAGCTGTGCCACACCTATGTGCGCTGCACCCGCTCTGTGTCCATCCCAGCACCGGCCTACTACGCCCACCTGGTGGCATTCCGTGCCCGCTACCACCTGGTGGACAAAGAGCACGACAG TGCGGAGGGCAGTCACACGTCGGGACAGAGCAACGGGCGTGACCAGCAGGCCTTGGCCAAGGCAGTTCAGATTCACCAGGACACACTGCGCACAATGTACTTCGCCTGA
- the LOC129830845 gene encoding protein argonaute-2-like isoform X3 — translation MYSSGAAGAAEMLEPPHSSGSIGPDPSDPDPPSPPVPEYVFKPPSRPDFGTMGRTIKLQANFFEMEIPKLEVYHYDIDIKPEKCPRRVNREIVEHMVQHFKTQIFGDRKPVYDGRKNLYTAMPLPIGREKVELEVTIPGEGKDRSFKVAIKWVSCVSLQALQEALSGRLPNIPFETIQALDVVMRHLPSMRYTPVGRSFFTPSEGCSNPLGGGREVWFGFHQSVRPSLWKMMLNIDVSATAFYKAQPVIEFMCEVLDFKSIEEQQKPLTDSQRVKFTKEIKGNHSLPGLKVEITHCGQMKRKYRVCNVTRRPASHQTFPLQQENGQTIECTVAQYFKDKYKLILRYPHLPCLQVGQEQKHTYLPLEVCNIVAGQRCIKKLTDNQTSTMIRATARSAPDRQEEISKLMRSANFNNDPYVREFGVMVRDEMTEVNGRVLQAPSILYGGRQNKAIATPIQGVWDMRNKQFHTGIEIKVWAIACFAPQRQCTELLLKAFTDQLRKISRDAGMPIQGQPCFCKYAQGADSVEPMFKHLKYTYQGLQLVVVILPGKTPVYAEVKRVGDTVLGMATQCVQVKNVQKTTPQTLSNLCLKINVKLGGVNNILLPQGRPLVFQQPVIFLGADVTHPPAGDGKKPSIAAVVGSMDAHPSRYCATVRVQQHRQDIIQDLATMVRELLIQFYKSTRFKPTRIIYYRDGISEGQFNQVLQHELLAIREACIKLEKDYQPGITFVVVQKRHHTRLFCMDRNERVGKSGNIPAGTTVDTKITHPSEFDFYLCSHAGIQGTSRPSHYHVLWDDNHFTSDELQVLTYQLCHTYVRCTRSVSIPAPAYYAHLVAFRARYHLVDKEHDSAEGSHTSGQSNGRDQQALAKAVQIHQDTLRTMYFA, via the exons ATGTATTCCAGTGGAGCAGCTGGAG CTGCTGAGATGCTTGAACCACCTCACTCCTCGGGGTCAATTGG CCCTGACCCCTCTGATCCAGATCCCCCATCTCCCCCAGTGCCAGAGTATGTGTTCAAACCCCCCTCGCGGCCAGACTTTGGCACCATGGGCAGGACAATCAAACTGCAGGCCAACTTCTTTGAGATGGAGATCCCCAAACTGGAGGTCTACCACTACGACATCGACATCAAGCCAGAGAAATGCCCCAGAAGGGTCAACCG TGAAATTGTGGAGCACATGGTACAGCACTTTAAAACGCAGATCTTTGGGGATCGAAAGCCAGTGTATGACGGGAGGAAGAATCTCTACACAGCCATGCCCTTACCCATAGGGAGGGAAAAA GTGGAGCTGGAAGTGACCATCCCAGGCGAGGGGAAGGACAGGAGCTTCAAAGTGGCCATAAAGTGGGTGTCCTGCGTCAGTTTGCAAGCTCTTCAAGAAGCCCTTTCGGGACGACTGCCAAACATCCCCTTCGAGACCATCCAGGCCCTGGATGTGGTCATGAGACATTTGCCCTCTATGAG GTACACCCCCGTCGGACGTTCTTTCTTCACCCCTTCAGAGGGATGCTCTAACCCCCTTGGCGGGGGTAGGGAGGTCTGGTTTGGGTTCCACCAATCAGTCAGGCCTTCCCTGTGGAAGATGATGCTAAACATTGACG TGTCTGCCACCGCTTTCTACAAGGCTCAGCCTGTGATTGAGTTCATGTGTGAGGTTTTGGATTTCAAAAGCATTGAAGAACAACAGAAGCCCTTAACCGACTCCCAGAGAGTAAAGTTTACCAAGGAAATCAAAGGTAATCATTCATTACCAG GTCTGAAGGTTGAGATCACTCACTGTGGTCAGATGAAAAGGAAGTACAGAGTATGTAATGTTACCAGAAGACCAGCCAGCCACCAGAC GTTTCCTCTGCAGCAGGAGAATGGCCAGACCATAGAATGCACAGTAGCACAGTACTTCAAAGACAAGTACAAACTCATACTACGCTACCCCCACCTCCCCTGTCTACAGGTTGGACAGGAGCAGAAACACACCTACCTCCCCCTTGAG GTATGCAACATAGTAGCTGGCCAGCGGTGCATCAAGAAGTTGACAGACAATCAGACGTCCACTATGATCCGTGCCACAGCCCGATCGGCACCCGACCGCCAGGAAGAGATCAGCAAACTG ATGAGAAGTGCCAACTTTAACAATGATCCTTACGTGCGTGAGTTTGGGGTGATGGTGAGGGATGAGATGACCGAGGTGAATGGCCGAGTCCTCCAGGCCCCATCTATCCTCTACGGAGGGCGG CAGAATAAAGCAATAGCAACTCCCATCCAGGGAGTGTGGGACATGAGGAACAAGCAGTTCCACACTGGCATAGAGATCAAGGTGTGGGCCATCGCCTGCTTCGCCCCACAGAGACAGTGTACTGAACTCCTGCTCAA GGCGTTTACAGACCAGCTGCGTAAGATTTCTCGTGACGCGGGGATGCCCATCCAGGGCCAACCCTGTTTCTGTAAGTACGCCCAGGGGGCGGACAGCGTGGAGCCCATGTTCAAACATCTCAAGTACACCTATCAAGGCTTGCAACTGGTGGTGGTCATCCTGCCTGGGAAGACGCCCGTCTATG CTGAGGTGAAGCGTGTTGGTGACACGGTGCTGGGCATGGCCACCCAGTGTGTCCAGGTGAAGAATGTTCAGAAGACCACTCCCCAGACCCTCTCTAACCTCTGCCTGAAGATCAACGTCAAGCTGGGCGGGGTCAACAACATCCTCCTCCCACAGGGCAG GCCCCTGGTGTTCCAGCAGCCAGTCATCTTCCTGGGTGCTGACGTCACTCACCCTCCTGCTGGAGACGGGAAGAAACCCTCCATCGCAGCA GTGGTGGGGAGCATGGATGCCCACCCCAGCCGCTACTGTGCCACGGTGCGGGTACAGCAGCATCGCCAGGACATCATCCAGGACCTGGCCACAATGGTCAGAGAGCTGCTCATCCAGTTCTACAAGTCCACCCGCTTCAAGCCCACCCGGATCATCTACTACCGCGACGGCATATCTGAGGGCCAGTTCAACCAG GTGCTCCAACATGAGTTACTGGCGATCCGTGAGGCCTGCATCAAGCTGGAGAAAGACTACCAGCCCGGTATCACCTTCGTGGTGGTGCAGAAGAGACACCACACTCGACTGTTCTGCATGGACAGAAACGAGAGG GTTGGTAAGAGTGGCAACATCCCTGCCGGCACCACAGTGGACACCAAAATCACTCACCCATCGGAGTTTGACTTCTATCTGTGTAGCCATGCTGGCATTCAG GGGACCAGCCGACCATCCCACTACCACGTGCTGTGGGACGACAACCATTTCACCTCAGACGAGCTGCAGGTACTGACCTACCAGCTGTGCCACACCTATGTGCGCTGCACCCGCTCTGTGTCCATCCCAGCACCGGCCTACTACGCCCACCTGGTGGCATTCCGTGCCCGCTACCACCTGGTGGACAAAGAGCACGACAG TGCGGAGGGCAGTCACACGTCGGGACAGAGCAACGGGCGTGACCAGCAGGCCTTGGCCAAGGCAGTTCAGATTCACCAGGACACACTGCGCACAATGTACTTCGCCTGA
- the LOC129830845 gene encoding protein argonaute-2-like isoform X6, whose amino-acid sequence MYSSGAAGAAEMLEPPHSSGSIGPDPSDPDPPSPPVPEYVFKPPSRPDFGTMGRTIKLQANFFEMEIPKLEVYHYDIDIKPEKCPRRVNREIVEHMVQHFKTQIFGDRKPVYDGRKNLYTAMPLPIGREKVELEVTIPGEGKDRSFKVAIKWVSCVSLQALQEALSGRLPNIPFETIQALDVVMRHLPSMRYTPVGRSFFTPSEGCSNPLGGGREVWFGFHQSVRPSLWKMMLNIDVSATAFYKAQPVIEFMCEVLDFKSIEEQQKPLTDSQRVKFTKEIKGLKVEITHCGQMKRKYRVCNVTRRPASHQTFPLQQENGQTIECTVAQYFKDKYKLILRYPHLPCLQVGQEQKHTYLPLEVCNIVAGQRCIKKLTDNQTSTMIRATARSAPDRQEEISKLMRSANFNNDPYVREFGVMVRDEMTEVNGRVLQAPSILYGGRQNKAIATPIQGVWDMRNKQFHTGIEIKVWAIACFAPQRQCTELLLKAFTDQLRKISRDAGMPIQGQPCFCKYAQGADSVEPMFKHLKYTYQGLQLVVVILPGKTPVYAEVKRVGDTVLGMATQCVQVKNVQKTTPQTLSNLCLKINVKLGGVNNILLPQGRPLVFQQPVIFLGADVTHPPAGDGKKPSIAAVVGSMDAHPSRYCATVRVQQHRQDIIQDLATMVRELLIQFYKSTRFKPTRIIYYRDGISEGQFNQVRLEVLQHELLAIREACIKLEKDYQPGITFVVVQKRHHTRLFCMDRNERVGKSGNIPAGTTVDTKITHPSEFDFYLCSHAGIQGTSRPSHYHVLWDDNHFTSDELQVLTYQLCHTYVRCTRSVSIPAPAYYAHLVAFRARYHLVDKEHDSAEGSHTSGQSNGRDQQALAKAVQIHQDTLRTMYFA is encoded by the exons ATGTATTCCAGTGGAGCAGCTGGAG CTGCTGAGATGCTTGAACCACCTCACTCCTCGGGGTCAATTGG CCCTGACCCCTCTGATCCAGATCCCCCATCTCCCCCAGTGCCAGAGTATGTGTTCAAACCCCCCTCGCGGCCAGACTTTGGCACCATGGGCAGGACAATCAAACTGCAGGCCAACTTCTTTGAGATGGAGATCCCCAAACTGGAGGTCTACCACTACGACATCGACATCAAGCCAGAGAAATGCCCCAGAAGGGTCAACCG TGAAATTGTGGAGCACATGGTACAGCACTTTAAAACGCAGATCTTTGGGGATCGAAAGCCAGTGTATGACGGGAGGAAGAATCTCTACACAGCCATGCCCTTACCCATAGGGAGGGAAAAA GTGGAGCTGGAAGTGACCATCCCAGGCGAGGGGAAGGACAGGAGCTTCAAAGTGGCCATAAAGTGGGTGTCCTGCGTCAGTTTGCAAGCTCTTCAAGAAGCCCTTTCGGGACGACTGCCAAACATCCCCTTCGAGACCATCCAGGCCCTGGATGTGGTCATGAGACATTTGCCCTCTATGAG GTACACCCCCGTCGGACGTTCTTTCTTCACCCCTTCAGAGGGATGCTCTAACCCCCTTGGCGGGGGTAGGGAGGTCTGGTTTGGGTTCCACCAATCAGTCAGGCCTTCCCTGTGGAAGATGATGCTAAACATTGACG TGTCTGCCACCGCTTTCTACAAGGCTCAGCCTGTGATTGAGTTCATGTGTGAGGTTTTGGATTTCAAAAGCATTGAAGAACAACAGAAGCCCTTAACCGACTCCCAGAGAGTAAAGTTTACCAAGGAAATCAAAG GTCTGAAGGTTGAGATCACTCACTGTGGTCAGATGAAAAGGAAGTACAGAGTATGTAATGTTACCAGAAGACCAGCCAGCCACCAGAC GTTTCCTCTGCAGCAGGAGAATGGCCAGACCATAGAATGCACAGTAGCACAGTACTTCAAAGACAAGTACAAACTCATACTACGCTACCCCCACCTCCCCTGTCTACAGGTTGGACAGGAGCAGAAACACACCTACCTCCCCCTTGAG GTATGCAACATAGTAGCTGGCCAGCGGTGCATCAAGAAGTTGACAGACAATCAGACGTCCACTATGATCCGTGCCACAGCCCGATCGGCACCCGACCGCCAGGAAGAGATCAGCAAACTG ATGAGAAGTGCCAACTTTAACAATGATCCTTACGTGCGTGAGTTTGGGGTGATGGTGAGGGATGAGATGACCGAGGTGAATGGCCGAGTCCTCCAGGCCCCATCTATCCTCTACGGAGGGCGG CAGAATAAAGCAATAGCAACTCCCATCCAGGGAGTGTGGGACATGAGGAACAAGCAGTTCCACACTGGCATAGAGATCAAGGTGTGGGCCATCGCCTGCTTCGCCCCACAGAGACAGTGTACTGAACTCCTGCTCAA GGCGTTTACAGACCAGCTGCGTAAGATTTCTCGTGACGCGGGGATGCCCATCCAGGGCCAACCCTGTTTCTGTAAGTACGCCCAGGGGGCGGACAGCGTGGAGCCCATGTTCAAACATCTCAAGTACACCTATCAAGGCTTGCAACTGGTGGTGGTCATCCTGCCTGGGAAGACGCCCGTCTATG CTGAGGTGAAGCGTGTTGGTGACACGGTGCTGGGCATGGCCACCCAGTGTGTCCAGGTGAAGAATGTTCAGAAGACCACTCCCCAGACCCTCTCTAACCTCTGCCTGAAGATCAACGTCAAGCTGGGCGGGGTCAACAACATCCTCCTCCCACAGGGCAG GCCCCTGGTGTTCCAGCAGCCAGTCATCTTCCTGGGTGCTGACGTCACTCACCCTCCTGCTGGAGACGGGAAGAAACCCTCCATCGCAGCA GTGGTGGGGAGCATGGATGCCCACCCCAGCCGCTACTGTGCCACGGTGCGGGTACAGCAGCATCGCCAGGACATCATCCAGGACCTGGCCACAATGGTCAGAGAGCTGCTCATCCAGTTCTACAAGTCCACCCGCTTCAAGCCCACCCGGATCATCTACTACCGCGACGGCATATCTGAGGGCCAGTTCAACCAGGTTAGACTTGAG GTGCTCCAACATGAGTTACTGGCGATCCGTGAGGCCTGCATCAAGCTGGAGAAAGACTACCAGCCCGGTATCACCTTCGTGGTGGTGCAGAAGAGACACCACACTCGACTGTTCTGCATGGACAGAAACGAGAGG GTTGGTAAGAGTGGCAACATCCCTGCCGGCACCACAGTGGACACCAAAATCACTCACCCATCGGAGTTTGACTTCTATCTGTGTAGCCATGCTGGCATTCAG GGGACCAGCCGACCATCCCACTACCACGTGCTGTGGGACGACAACCATTTCACCTCAGACGAGCTGCAGGTACTGACCTACCAGCTGTGCCACACCTATGTGCGCTGCACCCGCTCTGTGTCCATCCCAGCACCGGCCTACTACGCCCACCTGGTGGCATTCCGTGCCCGCTACCACCTGGTGGACAAAGAGCACGACAG TGCGGAGGGCAGTCACACGTCGGGACAGAGCAACGGGCGTGACCAGCAGGCCTTGGCCAAGGCAGTTCAGATTCACCAGGACACACTGCGCACAATGTACTTCGCCTGA